From a region of the Euwallacea similis isolate ESF13 chromosome 3, ESF131.1, whole genome shotgun sequence genome:
- the LOC136419812 gene encoding uncharacterized protein produces the protein MATQHLPKEVESKQICSECLKFLSVSPISVSRNGKSVCGRCVSDLKLHEKYTESIFNILAKGYRFKCSNFLNGCEEVLDFSETAEHEQTCVATSQTCLFCSFSGNWLQIWNHCSKNHAQQVSPDGVVTLHIQDLLKDYCRQKLLLFVPSDNNLIFVTIESTECKFRLMFEVLTNHILKKLSHYSVKFLSPYDETHIHIDSDYGLLRSSFAYEKPKRDVLAMFEAPATTLRCQISLSAFNIEELQMEIEQKLLIVQKDQRLIHDMRIDTEKMRAMLTENTKTYVCAMQIIKQMSLCFFRCSKCKRTDFKDTHFCPKIHCYCKNCLSSFCQECGTIREFSRLTNLENFIVSCDWPNCNLEVRLVDAPTHKSICLHRPYKCPLKFCNEIVYSSGSLAKHWHSNVPALVQDNEIVCDRYQVMEYYWLLETDLYHVIIHFLHADIKVTIEEFNVTGSSKVFKCQGLVERWRDFTFEEFLGKYQLTAPNMCTLTALGNFSTQSRYSKLRLQHAPKYPV, from the exons ATGGCTACACAACATTTACCTAAAGAAGTTGAATCAAAACAGATTTGTAGCGAATGCTTGAAGTTCTTGTCAGTATCACCCATATCGGTCAGCAGGAATGGCAAAAGTGTTTGCGGCAGGTGTGTCAGCGACTTGAAGCTTCATGAAAAGTACACAGAGTCCATTTTTAACATCCTCGCTAAGGG tTACAGATTCAAATGCAGTAACTTTTTGAATGGCTGCGAAGAGGTGTTGGATTTCTCAGAAACCGCAGAGCATGAACAAACTTGTGTCGCTACATCCCAAACATGCCTGTTTTGCTCATTTTCTGGAAATTGGCTTCAAATTTGGAACCATTGCTCTAAAAACCACGCTCAACAAGTATCGCCTGATGGAGTCGTTACTTTACACATCCAGGATCTACTTAAGGACTACTGCAGACAAAAATTGCTGCTTTTCGTACCCTCCGACAACAATTTAATATTCGTAACAATCGAGTCAACTGAGTGCAAGTTTAGATTGATGTTCGAGGTGTTAACAAACCACATCCTGAAGAAGTTAAGCCACTACTCAGTGAAGTTCCTTTCTCCATACGACGAAACCCACATCCATATTGATAGCGACTATGGATTGCTAAGGTCTAGTTTCGCCTATGAAAAACCCAAAAGGGATGTTCTTGCGATGTTTGAAGCCCCCGCTACGACCCTACGCTGCCAGATATCTTTGAGTGCCTTCAACATCGAAGAGCTACAAATGGAAATCGAACAGAAActattaattgttcaaaaagACCAAAGACTAATACACGATATGAGAATCGACACGGAAAAAATGAGAGCTATGTTAACAGAGAATACAAAAACTTACGTGTGTGCCATGCAAATTATAAAGCAAATGTCCCTGTGCTTCTTCAGATGTTCCAAATGCAAAAGGACCGATTTTAAGGACACTCACTTCTGTCCAAAAATCCATTGCTACTGCAAGAACTGCCTATCAAGCTTCTGCCAGGAATGTGGCACAATAAGGGAATTCAGTAGGCTGacaaatctggaaaattttatagtttcttGTGACTGGCCCAATTGTAACTTGGAAGTTCGATTGGTCGACGCTCCAACCCACAAATCTATTTGTTTGCACAGGCCGTATAAGTGTCCCTTGAAGTTCTGtaatgaaattgtttattcCTCGGGAAGCCTGGCTAAGCACTGGCACTCCAATGTTCCAGCTCTGGTGCAAGACAATGAAATTGTGTGCGATAGGTACCAGGTTATGGAATATTATTGGTTGTTGGAAACCGATTTGTATCATGTAATCATTCACTTTTTGCATGCAGACATAAAGGTTACCATCGAAGAATTTAACGTCACCGGTAGTAGCAAAGTGTTCAAATGCCAAGGGCTCGTTGAAAGATGGAGAGATTTTACCTTTGAAGAATTTCTTGGAAAGTATCAGCTTACAGCGCCAAATATGTGTACGCTCACGGCCCTGGGAAACTTCTCAACACAGTCTAGATATTCTAAATTGCGATTGCAGCATGCACCCAAGTATCCTGTTTAA